A segment of the Lycium barbarum isolate Lr01 chromosome 7, ASM1917538v2, whole genome shotgun sequence genome:
NNNNNNNNNNNNNNNNNNNNNNNNNNNNNNNNNNNNNNNNNNNNNNNNNNNNNNNNNNNNNNNNNNNNNNNNNNNNNNNNNNNNNNNNNNNNNNNNNNNNNNNNNNNNNNNNNNNNNNNNNNNNNNNNNNNNNNNNNNNNNNNNNNNNNNNNNNNNNNNNNNNNNNNNNNNNNNNNNNNNNNNNNNNNNNNNNNNNNNNNNNNNNNNNNNNNNNNNNNNNNNNNNNNNNNNNNNNNNNNNNNNNNNNNNNNNNNNNNNNNNNNNNNNNNNNNNNNNNNNNNNNNNNNNNNNNNNNNNNNNNNNNNNNNNNNNNNNNNNNNNNNNNNNNNNNNNNNNNNNNNNNNNNNNNNNNNNNNNNNNNNNNNNNNNNNNNNNNNNNNNNNNNNNNNNNNNNNNNNNNNNNNNNNNNNNNNNNNNNNNNNNNNNNNNNNNNNNNNNNNNNNNNNNNNNNNNNNNNNNNNNNNNNNNNNNNNNNNNNNNNNNNNNNNNNNNNNNNNNNNNNNNNNNNNNNNNNNNNNNNNNNNNNNNNNNNNNNNNNNNNNNNNNNNNNNNNNNNNNNNNNNNNNNNNNNNNNNNNNNNNNNNNNNNNNNNNNNNNNNNNNNNNNNNNNNNNNNNNNNACGGTTCGGAGAGCACTTTTAGTCTGCGCTGGTGAATGGAAGCCCCCCTATCAAGCAAGAAGGAAGCGGCTCTTCCCACGGCGGAGTCACCATTGACGCTCTGAACCGGGTACTTGAAATGCTAAAGGTACTTCTTATGGTCCTGCTTCAACCACCCTTCTTTCTTTACCATTTTCTTCAAAAACTTAAGCTACTTAGACTGATGCTGGTGATCTCGAAGGGAGATATTTGGACCTGGAGCTACTCGTCGGGTccaaaataataatcaaaaaCGAAATAGAAGCGACGCCTGATTCGCCAAAGTACCACTGCCACCAGGGCTTACATCCTCCTATCGCCTACTAGCTGCATGCGTTATATACCTACTGCTTCTATCGATGGAAAGACCGAAGCATGTCTCTNNNNNNNNNNNNNNNNNNNNNNNNNNNNNNNNNNNNNNNNNNNNNNNNNNNNNNNNNNNNNNNNNNNNNNNNNNNNNNNNNNNNNNNNNNNNNNNNNNNNNNNNNNNNNNNNNNNNNNNNNNNNNNNNNNNNNNNNNNNNNNNNNNNNNNNNNNNNNNNNNNNNNNNNNNNNNNNNNNNNNNNNNNNNNNNNNNNNNNNNNNNNNNNNNNNNNNNNNNNNNNNNNNNNNNNNNNNNNNNNNNNNNNNNNNNNNNNNNNNNNNNNNNNNNNNNNNNNNNNNNNNNNNNNNNNNNNNNNNNNNNNNNNNNNNNNNNNNNNNNNNNNNNNNNNNNNNNNNNNNNNNNNNNNNNNNNNNNNNNNNNNNNNNNNNNNNNNNNNNNNNNNNNNNNNNNNNNNNNNNNNNNNNNNNNNNNNNNNNNNNNNNNNNNNNNNNNNNNNNNNNNNNNNNNNNNNNNNNNNNNNNNNNNNNNNNNCGTCTGTTCACGTCAGGCAATGTCATTGTTGATTTAGTTTATGTCGAGATTGGGTTGGTGTGAAGTCTACCGGGTAGAAGATCGAAAGTCCTAGGATTCTCCCCTAGTATTCCATTCTCTCCCCCTCTCGGCCTTGCTTCCATTCCTGTCTCATTTGAAATAGCTCCTAAGGCAGGGAGTCTTCTCGAAGCTGTCTAAGTCTTGTAAGGCTCCTATATCTAATAAAAAAAGTGTTCAAAAGAGGATGAAATCCCGATGAACACTCAGAGACATAGGTAAGGGGGAAGCTTTACTCGCCCTTCTGAATGAAGAATAGGTCCAATCCAGGGGACAAAATACCGACAAGAGAGAGCGAGACTGACCTACCCAAGAGAGAGAACGCAAGAGTGACTCCCTCCTATCACAACAAGGCCGGAAGAAAAGAATTTCCCACGGCCTTTAAGTAGAGTGTAGCGAAGGGATTCTCCTAAGAGAAGCTTTAGCCCTTGAACCTGAAACGACTTTTATGAGCTGTCTCAGTAGTGACCGACTTGATTTTATTAGCTGTATGATTAGTGGCTTAGCTGTTAGCTGTCTAAAAGCTACGGTAAAGAAAAtcccttttgaaaaaaaaaaccactAATCCGCCTTAGGTACTCTTTGTTGTCCGTGTAAGGCGGAGGGAATGAAGGGACCTACGNNNNNNNNNNNNNNNNNNNNNNNNNNNNNNNNNNNNNNNNNNNNNNNNNNNNNNNNNNNNNNNNNNNNNNNNNNNNNNNNNNNNNNNNNNNNNNNNNNNNNNNNNNNNNNNNNNNNNNNNNNNNNNNNNNNNNNNNNNNNNNNNNNNNNNNNNNNNNNNNNNNNNNNNNNNNNNNNNNNNNNNNNNNNNNNNNNNNNNNNNNNNNNNNNNNNNNNNNNNNNNNNNNNNNNNNNNNNNNNNNNNNNNNNNNNNNNNNNNNNNNNNNNNNNNNNNNNNGAAAGGTGTTCCTTTAAGCCCTAAAGTCGTCCGCTTTCTCACAGGTCGCACAAAGTCTTTTAAGAAAAAGGCTTCCCTAAATTTTCGTGGCATCCGGATCGAGATACCCCGGCACGACGAAGACTGGCCCCTTTGTTTCGGGGTACCGCCGTTGTCACGGAGCATGGGAAGGACGCGCGGTGATTACCCCGAAAACCTTCGCTTGCTTGGAGACATCTTATAATATGGGGTCTCCCCCTCCAGCGGGATCAGAAAAGGTTGTATTAAAGGGAANNNNNNNNNNNNNNNNNNNNNNNNNNNNNNNNNNNNNNNNNNNNNNNNNNNNNNNNNNNNNNNNNNNNNNNNNNNNNNNNNNNNNNNNNNNNNNNNNNNNNNNNNNNNNNNNNNNNNNNNNNNNNNNNNNNNNNNNNNNNNNNNNNNNNNNNNNNNNNNNNNNNNNNNNNNNNNNNNNNNNNNNNNNNNNNNNNNNNNTGCTGGTAAGAATCGCTATTGCAAGTCTATCGAAGCCTACGCTACTTAATTATCAAAAAGCGAACCCCCCGGCCCTTCCCACCTAGGGCTACACCTACCCTAAGATAAGATGGTTCCCGCCCTCAGGTCAGGGAATAAAGCTAACTGCATCGGAGAAAATAGCAATTCCTAGTCCGAATCCTGGACCTGGTTCACGCTTTNNNNNNNNNNNNNNNNNNNNNNNNNNNNNNNNNNNNNNNNNNNNNNNNNNNNNNNNNNNNNNNNNNNNNNNNNNNNNNNNNNNNNNNNNNNNNNNNNNNNNNNNNNNNNNNNNNNNNNNNNNNNNNNNNNNNNNNNNNNNGGTGAGATAGGCAAGAGGTAGCTTGCTCCAAGCCGGCCCGGTTGCGAGGAATCAAGAGATCTTTGCCGGTGCTGACTTGGATCTCGGGTGACGGAATAAGGCGGCCAGAAGCGACGAGCAGTCGCGGTCGAAGCTTGGTGCCAAGAAGGAGACCAACTAGACGAGACAGACCATTGTTCATAGGTTGGTTATAAGCCTGGAGATCGAATCTGATTCTTCCCCTTTGAGAGGGATTCTCGTGCCAACCATAGGAAGAAGAACTCGGCATATCTGGATCCGGAATCATGAATAGATAGGGGCAGCATATGCGGGGGCTTCTCTGGAAGAAGATCTAATAGGGGATCTCGAGGTTGAAAATGAAGATCCATATGCATGTACGAATGAAGGTACAGATCGGAAGCTCTTCGAGCTTCCGGGTGAGCTTACGCTTACTCTCAGCTTGGGGAGGTACGCAAGCGAGGGAAAAAGCTTTGATGAGGCAAAGTGTAAAGCTGAGGCATATTTCTAAAACTAGCAATTCCGACTCTTCTCTCAAAGGGTCTTGGTCTCGGTCCGGTCTTTTCTTCCTTGGTCTGACGCTTGCGTCTTCCTTTCAGCGAAGAACATCCATCCTTGGGGAGGTCACCTCTAAAGGCCTATAGGTCCGTCTATCGAtaggtgatacgctcaaattacacctattattggtataacgcggacgttgtcaaatatagtaacccaacaaggttggggtcgaatcccacagggaatatggtgtgaaaaggttactaaagttgtaaatgctaagttctaggtctaatatcTTAATTCGATAATGTTGGTAAAAGTTGGGTTTTGTCTATGACTAATTTCTAAACTGTTGTTTTAGTGactatttatggtaaaagaaactaaggttgtgtccccgttagatagggtgtatgatcatgggtattgatcttgatatacttgtaatggatcattatattaatgcacttaatctctatgtgaatctctattatttcccaataaataaagattatatctttctatgattttcccaaatataagaaagtgattatgaagaacgattaatcatgccaagtaaactcctcttattcctaagtgaatttattaaacaaagtttaaagctttgagttcttgttaattattcttaccaaccctaattattttcccaaataaattagggtttatggctttaatcaatgtttgcaaccattaattatgaatgaagaatgaagaataatcaaaccctaataatccattatgtgtatatcaatcacaacacccaatcacaaaacacccatcattgggttcacaaccctagtaagggaatttagctactcatgacaaagaataagaaataagacattgaagaattcataaatgcttactttggaaaaaaaaagaattggtaatacttgaattgatgtttgaatcttcaaaaactagagagaagtttttgttctaagtcaagagacaaaaatatattgaatgctgactattaaaaccctacaatgactatttataggttttgaaaatacataagttacagattttgcacttcagtccTGTCAtgacgaaatacggtccgtaaatcactttacggaccgtaaacatggtttacgccTAACTCGTTCACTCAGCTGTGTGCAACTTATCCtgccaaaatacggaccgtaaagtggtttacggaccgtaaagtggtttacggtccgtaaactgcttggTCGTAATTCAACATCTgatacttcgactttctgccagatgctcaactggttaaatacgtgatggaatacggaccgtaaactgaaatacggtccgtaaacctagctcgtaaaccaccatcttctcagcttgactttctggttctgttatccttaaacacgaccatggaatacggcccgtattgtagaatacggaccgtaaacatcactttacgacctggttctgcacttcaactgtgattgtgccgaatctgttcctttacctgaaaaacactaaaaatcacgtaaaatcacataggcttgcttaaaaacaagtaaaacttagagtaaaaaagcatcgattgtggcgtaaaaccaCGCCACATCAATAGGctgtctttcttttctttctcttacGGGTCGGCAAAGTCTGATTCTATTGGAAAAAAGGGCCGGTCTCTTCGGCGAGGGCTTGACGCCATCTGAAGCGTCAGACGATGCTTGGCATTCCTGAAATCTATCTCTTTGGGTGATGATGCTAAAAGCACAGGTCTATACTTCGGCACAGACCTCTTTTGAGATTTAATATAGGAAAGTAAAGTGCTAGTATTTCTTAGAGCTTGGCTTTCTCCACAACCAGTCTTCTATTGGGGCACCATATAGAGGTTCTAGAGGAAAGAAGGGAGCTAAAGGAGTACGAAGTCCCGACAGCAAATCCTTCTCACTTTTTTGATGCGAATTGAATACGCAGCTCTAAGACGAGGGAAGCGCTTAAAAGCCCCTTTATTCATACATTGAATTTCGAGATAGCCGGATAGCAACGGTCTTCTTCTAGCTCCTCGCGGATTCTCTGTATTCTCTTCCGAACAGCGGATTTCCTCTTTCTATTAAGAAATTCTAAAGAAAAAGTCCCTCGGACGAGGAGAAAAGGGGCTTTTGATCGAGATGGGTAGAAGAAGCACTGCTAAGATAAATCTCTCTGGAGGAAAGACATAGCTCAAAAATATGGTTTGTTGAATCAGTGGACAACAAATGAAGTAAATACTACTTACGGATGCAGTGTTTGGAAGACTATTAGGAGAATGTGGAATGAATGCCGTGAAAATTTGAGCATAATGGTAGGGGATGGGACAAAAACCTTCCTTCTGGGAAGATCATTGGATTGGGCACTGTAATCTCAAAACTTTATTCCAGGACTTACACATCTCAGTCTTCAAAAAATGGACAAAATATCCCAAATGTGGACAGCACAGGGGTGGAATCTTTTGTTTAGAAGGGCACTAAATGATTGGGAAATAGGGAGAGTCACAGATTTGCTTTTGGTACTCAATTCCTTCATAGAAACCACTAATGTTCCTGATAAACCAGTTTGGAAACTATGCAGCAAAGGGAATTTCACTGTTAAATCAGTTTATTGGGAGAAGAACAAGGTTGTAAATCCATCTCTGGTTTGGCCATGGAAGCTTATTTGGAAAGTCAAAATTCCATATAAGGTTTCTACTTTTGTTTGGTTAGTTTTGAAGCGGGCTTGTCTAACACAAGAGGCTCTACAAAGAAGAGGTCTTCAAATACGCTCAAGATGCCTACTTTGTGGAAAAGATGCAGAAACAAATAAGCATTTATTCCTACATTGTCAGATAACTGCACATCTGCGGCACATGTTCTTTTGTATCCTAGGGGTGAAGTGGGTGTTACCACGATCAACTCTAGAACTCCTATGCAACTGGAAAGAAATTGGAAGAAGGAAGGCGAAGGAAGATTGGTGGCAGTCCATTCCAGCTTGTATTTGGTGGtcaatttggaaggaaagaaactcTTAAGACAATTTGAAGATAAAGCTAACACCATCCAGATAGTTAAAATGGAGTGTCTTAGTAtcttttatttttggtgtaaacaagaTATAGTGGGGGAAATAGGTGATTTGGTAGATTTTCTAGGCAATGTGTAAATTATAACTAGCATCATTACCTCCCGGCCACTGTTTTTGGTGGCTTTACCTGTAAAGTTTCAAATCAGCATTCTAAAAAATGCTGGTACATTTGGATGGAATACAAATGTTaccttattcaaaaaaaaaaaaaaaaaaaaaaaaaaagtaataatcTGAGCAAGGAATCTTTAGATCAACTTGAAGTTTCAACTTTTATTTCTATTGAGTTTTGCTTCTTGTAATTGTGTTCTGGCAGTATGCACTATTCTACTGGTGATGTGAAATTACTGCAAATCCCTCTTATCATTTTAAAATGCTGCATCTTTCTAAAGATAAGTCACTTATACAAATCAAGCAATTATGATCAAACTAATTATTTCTATTGAGCTTTTCTTCTTGTAATTGTGTTCTGGTAGTATGCACCATTATACTGGTGATGTGAAATTACTGCAAATCACTCTTATCATTTTACAGTGCTGCATCTTTCTAAAGCACTTATACACATCAAGCAATTATGGTCAAACTAACTAGTTTTGATCATACTCCCTGATCTGTTTAATGGCTTGCTGGATTCGCAAGAATCTAAGGAGATTGTAGTTCCAAGGTGTCATATTTCAGCTGTCAAAGACTGACATACTGTTCTGTGACTGGAAATTCAACTTCTATTTCAATTGAGTCTTGCTTCTTGGTATTGTGTTCTGGCAGTTTGCACCTTTATACTGCTGCTATGAAATTACTGCAAATTCGTCTGATTCTCTTGAACAAAACTGTGTGCAGGCAGCCCATACGTACTCTGGGATTCCTGAACACTCATTGGTGTTTCTGAGTTTGGTGATGGAGAGCATTCCGCGATTAGCACAGCGTGTTCTTTCCGTGCCATTCACTCCAAAATACTTGAAATCCTGTGAGAAAACGAGACCTCTTACCTCCCACTTAATGCAACTCCACGGCTTCCGGAGACCAATATTCATACAATGGAATCTGCAGGGAAGACCTTCTGTATGCACTGACTTAGTATCCGTGAAAAATTACAGTTCTGCCACTGCTCGAGCAGGTTGGTTTCTGGGTTTAGGAGAGAAAAAAAAGCAAGTCATACCTGACATTGTGAAAGCTGGTGATCCTGTTCTTCATGAACACGCTCAGGACGTTTCTCTTGAGGAGATTGGGTCAGAACGGGTCCAAAAGATCATTGATGAGATGGTTAAGGTTATGAGAAATGCACCCGGAGTTGGTCTTGCTGCTCCTCAAATTGGTATTCCTTTGAAGGTTTGTTAAAGAAAcaatttactccctccgtcccaatttaagcgTCTTACTTTCCTTTATGGTCTGTCCCAAAAACAGTGTCTCTTTCTATACTCAGTAAGTTGAtaattcaaacatcctacatggcaagtttaaaatcacaagattcaaaagacattttaatacattacacaacaacaacaacaacaacaacaaaaaacccagtgtaatcccacaagtggattttagtacattacacacatctttaatttttggaccacaagattcaaaagttcctttttattcttttaactttgtgtccagtcaaactaagacacttaaattgggacagagggagtcaTTTTTTTTCAACTTATTTTTTGCCTCGCTGAGTTTGTTTGTATTGCAAGTGACAGATAATTGTGTTGGAAGACACAAACGAGTATATAAGCTATGCTCCTAAAGATGAAACCAAAGCACAGGACAGACGTCCATTTGATCTCCTGGTGTGTGAAATTTTTTATGTATCATCTTGATAAATAGGAGGTCCAAATTTTGTGGCATATattcatttttcttattttcttgcaGATTATTGTAAATGCAAAGCTTAAAAAGAAAGGCAACAAAACTGCATTGTTTTTCGAAGGGTGCTTGAGGTAACACAGAAACAACTAAGTCTAACAATTTTTTTACATATTGAACTCTCAAAATGCAGTAGCATATTTGTTTAGGATCACATCAGGCATAAAAGCACGCTTTATGGTAGAAGATCCTCGGCCTCAGGCATTTCTGGGAAAAGACAGCTACATATGCACTATGTAGTTACAAAACTCCATTAGTATCACTTTATGCAAAGAAAATATTTAAGACGTGACGAGCATTAATAGCACGTAAGTGAAGATAGTTTGTTTATCTTTTGTAAACTAGAAATTTATCATCACCTCAAAACTGTGGATCAAAAGGTTTATGAATTTTTTGGTAAAAAAGGTACAAGAGGCAATATCTTTTCAACATTTATCAGGATGAGCTCTTGTTCTCAATGGTGGCAGTCACCAAGTTTACCTTAACTTTTATTTTCTGATAATCACTTTATATATGCATAATGACCTATCTTTTATAAAGATAAGCTATGTTGTTTTGCAATTAAATGTGCCTTGAGTTGGTGAACATGTCACTCTGCCTATTAAAGAGATGGCATGTGAAAGGAGAAGCTTTATCGATTTGTACATTGGTATCACTTTCATTTCTTTGCTTGCACGCTTGTTTCTAAATAGTGAACAGGATATAGCTGTTTTTCTTTTTAGCTTTTTTATAAGTAAATTGTTTATTAGAAAAATACCTAGCAAATGATGAGTAGTTTTACCAGCACTATTATGTGGAGGTTCAAATTTTCACAAGAATCTGAAGTTCTCTTTGAGAGGTTATTCCTAGCTGTTAGAGTGATGCATTATGCTCGTCAAAACATGATATAATTGCATACATGTCCTGATAACCATGGCTATAAATGAATTCTTTGCTTAATCTTCCTTGTAGTGTTGATGGGTTCAGAGCAGTTGTGGAAAGACACTTAGAAGTAGAGGTTAGAGGTTTGGATCGAAATGGCAAAGCAATCAAAGTTGATGCTTCAGGGTGGCAGGCTCGCATTTTGCAGCACGAATGTGACCACCTAGACGGAACTCTTTATGTCGACAAGATGGTTCCTAGAACATTCAGGACTGTAGAGAACTTGGACTTGCCTCTTGCAGCTGGATGTCCTAAATTGGGAGCATGCTGAGTCCACTACCTCAAGCAACTCTTCATGAACTGTGTTAACAATATTTTGCTTGCGAATGGGATCATGGGTACAATTAAGGAACTGTCGCACTACTTGGATTCAGATATGAGGTCCTTTAACAACATTCTTTTTTTTTGATGGATGAGCTATAAAGATCCAATTTTTTGAATGGTATACTGCTTCTCCGTGTTCTATTCGGTTACAACTTAAAGAAAATACTTGGTGTGGTCTAGTGCTCACTAAAGTCGGTTGAGAATTTCAGGTTCATTTTCCAGAAGAGGTGAGCGCAAGCTGGTCCAGATACTACAATTATCAAACGTTTATTCTGAATATTATGTCCCTTTTCAATGGTTTTTTGTTTTTCGATGCTTGTGTCAATCCCTGATCCTCCGTGTTCTCCTTACAACATACGTTCCTCTTTAGCCGCAATACAAATTTGGATAGCACACCCGTGATGTTTGAATCGTCTAAGCACTATATTCTAGAATATAGTCATATTCAATAGGTTGATCATAGCTCCCGTTTGATTCCCTTCATCTATTGTCCCAACCCAAATAAAGTCTGGCAATGGTTTGCGAAGATCAACCTCAATCCTTTACTTTCGCCATATGAGGTCTGGTCCTTTTGTCAATAGCTAGCTTGATCCAACTGTAACATAGTTCCTACGCAGCCTAGAATTTGATGCACAAAACCCTAGCAAGCTATGAGAAAAATTGAGATTCGTATAGTTTAGTTGTAAGTAATATTATATTTTTGAAACTTTCTATCCACAAAGGCTATTTGGGAACTTAATCATCACGATGACTTCCTTACTATAATAAACTCCTTTAAACTTGTTTTAATTTAAGTTGCCTTTTAtcaggaaagaaaaaagaaatatgaAGTCTATATTAGTGATAAGTCCGGAGGATCAGGTTTGCACCTTACACATTTAAAATAGTCCCATTAAAATAAGTGGAGAAAAAgtgagtaatatatatatatataattgcaggACATAGGCCTGTGACGTGGCGCTCCTAATGACCAGCATTtatatttatctattttctcttttttttgcaATTTCAACTTCATACTACTAAAAAAAAGCCCAGGGAATAAAAGACAAATCCTGTTGGTTCGGTGCTTTAGCATAGACTTCCAAGAGTCGCttcttaaaaaatacccaataaGCCAAAGCCTTCGGCCTCACATGCCGCTTCAACCAAACACAGATTCTCAAAAAAATCAACAGAAGAGGAGTTTACCTGTGAGGCAGATCCGAAGGTACAAACTACAAACATTCcttctttttcccttttctaTGGTGGGCCTTGTATTGGTTTTCCCTTTCCGTCACATTCTTTCCCATAAACTTCTTAAACCCTACAAACTTTGATTATTTTTTTCCTGCGCAATCTTTTTGTTGCTACAATTGTATCTTTTATCAGTTTGTCATcttgatagttccaagtgcattcgtgttttgatgattgtcaaacggTTTtggaaccagatagagacctggtctgtaataTGCTCTCTGTGTACCTTGCACTGCCggcagagacagctgtaaagccgagccacttgctacacacaagtacagctgtgagttggcccatgaTTTAGATCAAAATTGAAGAGTGGTCTCTTTTcaccccacatgctcccactatatagacaacatgatggcaacatatgtgagtagacttgaaaacctaatctaaatcgtgcaaagTTGCCGTCACAaattctcaagatctctcaagaacaaagttactTTCAAGCTGAAGAACCAAGTCCTGATATGAGTTTAGTCTCTGTTCTTTAGATTGTTGTAAAtctttgttcgtttgtgcttaaaCTGAAAACCTACTCTTCTTATTTAGAAGCTGCTTGTAGGTAtcttaaattctcaaagtgtgcttgttggaagtgtgtttcctcaagcttttgagtggtacactaggctagagttagtctagatGTATTTGTGGTCCTTGcttagagttagtcaagtggaggtgcttgaAATCGGAGTATTGCAAATGCGGAGGGACtacgggagttagttcctaggttgcataagcgttattgtatgggtgagggattatgggagttaattcctcgcttacgatagagttgtaacctaaagttgctcggtgtagtggagttgaaatcctactggggtaggtcgtggtttttaatctcttgagcaaggagtttttcacgttAACATCCTGTGTCCTTTACATACTACATTGCacaagggaactggtacacaatctggtccctcatacattatttggtggacgcatagcctgcaataattggtatcagagcaggtgctttctaaaaggttaacacctataAAAGATCTGTAAAATGGAAGCCCCACCAAATATGAAAGAAGGACAGTCTTTCACCAGGCCACCCAGATTTAACGAAAAATATTAAGGGTGGTGGAAGACAAGAATGCACGACTTCATCATGGCTGAAGATTCAGAGTTTTGGGATATCATCTGTAATGGTCCCTATATCCCAGTTCACACAAGTGAAGATGGTAAAAAGACTACTATCAAAGCAAGAAAATAATACAATGAAGCTGACAGGAAGAAAGTGGAGAAGAACTATAAAGCCAAGAAGATTCTTGTGTGTGGAATTGGACCAGATGAGAACAATCGAGTCTCAGCTTGTTCATCAGCAAAAGAGATCTAGGAAGCTCTCCAAACTGCTCATGAATGAACAACTTAGCTAAAAACTCCAAGATCGATATGCTCACCACTAAGTATGAGATGTTCAAAATGAAAGAGAATGAATCTATTCATGAGATGCACACCAGATTCACCTCCATAATCAATGAGCTCTACTCTCTCCGAGAAGTCATCACAACTACCAAATTGGTAAGGAAAATGCTTGGTGTATTACCTGACTCTTGGGATAGCAAGGTAAATGCTATCTCTGAAGCCAAAGATCTGGACACGTTGACTGTCGATGAGCTTATTGGAAACCTCAAGCGTATGAGATTAAGATGACCATGAAAAAGGTAGAAAAGAATGATGTGAAAAAGGAGAAGAGCCTGGTTCACAAAGCTGCAAAGCGAGAGTCCAGTGATGATGACTCCGAAATGGCTTATCTCACACAGAGGTTTCACAAGATGATAAAGAAAAAAGGCATGTTTCCCAAAACAGGAAACCCCAGCAGAAACGGGTACTCTTTTCACAAGTGCGGGAAACCTGGTCATTTCATGAAGGATTGTCCTCAAACCGGCAGGACAATTATGACAGAACTGCCAAGAGGAACCAGGTCCCTGACAGGAGTTTCAGAAAAAAAGAGGCCGCCGATGAGATTATGAAGCAAGCACTTGCAGCCTGGGAGACTCCTCAAgtgagtctgaggatgaaaattAAAAAGGGAACTTATCCATGATGGAATTTGACGATGGAGCAACTAAGCGTAAGTCAGACCTTGCACTCACGGTTGAATCTGACACAAGTGATGTTAATGATGAGAACAAAGAGATAAGTTTCTTCGATTTAAAGAAAAACCTGAGAGATTGCTAAGAAAAAACTCATATCACCGTCAAGTGTGTTAATTGATTCTTATTATGCTCTGGTTGCTGAGAGAAAAAAGCTGAATCTTGCTCTTGATGAAATAAAACTGGATAAGGAGGACCTGTGTgtgataaaaaaagaaatagagaAACAGGTGTTTGAGACAAGCCAACAAAATATCTTGTTGGAATGTCAAGTGAGAAAAGAGATGGAAAACTCCTTCAAAAGAAGAGGAGCAGCAAGTGAGATTTCCTTAGAGCTTGAAGTTGAACTAAAGAAAGTAAAGTCAAGTCTTACTGCTGAAATTGAGAAAAACGAATTGCTAAGAAAAAATCAGGAAAGGGCTAAGTTCGA
Coding sequences within it:
- the LOC132603323 gene encoding peptide deformylase 1A, chloroplastic gives rise to the protein MESIPRLAQRVLSVPFTPKYLKSCEKTRPLTSHLMQLHGFRRPIFIQWNLQGRPSVCTDLVSVKNYSSATARAGWFLGLGEKKKQVIPDIVKAGDPVLHEHAQDVSLEEIGSERVQKIIDEMVKVMRNAPGVGLAAPQIGIPLKIIVLEDTNEYISYAPKDETKAQDRRPFDLLIIVNAKLKKKGNKTALFFEGCLSVDGFRAVVERHLEVEVRGLDRNGKAIKVDASGWQARILQHECDHLDGTLYVDKMVPRTFRTVENLDLPLAAGCPKLGAC